From Motacilla alba alba isolate MOTALB_02 chromosome 4A, Motacilla_alba_V1.0_pri, whole genome shotgun sequence, one genomic window encodes:
- the LOC119695128 gene encoding translation initiation factor IF-2-like, which translates to MGPGEGLASPRPACGHCGAGGSGQGQRPRSGEGRATPGGRRSRCAKGGRGTPGSGGSTPGSGGSTPSSGGSTPGSGGSTPGSGRGTPGSGRGAPGQRQEHPEQRREHPGQRREHPGQRREHPGQQPALSPVAARVARRPKAAPRLPPGPGRGRRAAGGAPQPRSPRRADPGGGECSAGLRRSPAPSRPRHPLPRPGLTRCCRYGRPPRLPAGSGGEEVKDGGARRGRGTGPTPAAPAAWRGKGWPEQGEMRGRGGAEPGRDGMGRDGGSAGAEFSADGSAGAAAAASSPPAPHRARAAAARPPSPGNARAPAAAGAQLRAAPRALPTPAHAQPRTRRRAPAFPPPPDVLQVTGLEDEIKDMTKCRDIQAYLWDEPRLTYVGT; encoded by the exons ATGGGTCCCGGCGAAGGCCTCGCGTCCCCTCGCCCGGCGTGCGGCCACTGCGGGGCAGGCGGCAGCGGCCAAGGGCAGCGGCCCCGCAGCGGAGAGGGACGCGCCACACCAggcggccgccgctcccgctgcGCGAAGGGCGGCAGGGGCACCCCGGGCAGCGGCGGGAGCACCCCGGGCAGCGGCGGGAGCACCCCGAGCAGCGGCGGGAGCACCCCGGGCAGCGGCGGGAGCACCCCGGGCAGCGGCAGGGGCACCCCGGGCAGCGGCAGGGGCGCCCCCGGGCAGCGGCAGGAGCACCCCGAGCAGCGGCGGGAGCACCCCGGGCAGCGGCGGGAGCACCCCGGGCAGCGGCGGGAGCACCCCGGGCAGCAGCCCGCGCTGTCCCCGGTAGCGGCGCGGGTCGCACGGCGGCCCAAGGCCGCGCCGCGGCTgccgccgggcccgggccgcGGCCGGCGAGCGGCAGGGggcgccccgcagccccgctccccccgccgcGCGGACCCCGGGGGAGGGGAGTGCTCCGCCGGGCTCCGCCGCTCCCCCGCTCCGAGCCGCCCTCGGCACCCCCTCCCCCGGCCGGGCCTCACCCGCTGCTGTCGCTACGGACGCCCTCCGCGGCTCCCTGCGGGATCTGGCGGCGAAGAGGTGAAGGACGGCGGGGCTCGGCGCGGCCGCGGCACGGGCCCCACtccggccgctcccgccgcaTGGAGGGGGAAGGGCTGGCCGGAGCAAGGGGAGATGAGGGGGcgtggaggagcagagccaggacgGGACGGGATGGGGAGGGACGGGGGAAGTGCGGGCGCGGAGTTCAGCGCCGACGGGAGCGCGggggccgctgccgccgcctcaTCGCCGCCCGCGCCGCACCgggcccgcgccgccgccgcccggccgccGTCGCCCGGCAACGCGCGCGCCCCCGCTGCCGCAGGCGCGCAGCTCCGCGCGGCGCCCCGCGCGCTCCCGACGCCGGCGCACGCGCAGCCTCGCACGCGGCGGCGCGCGCCggccttccctcctcctcctgacG TTCTGCAGGTCACGGGGCTGGAGGATGAAATAAAGGACATGACCAAATGCAGGGATATTCAGGCATACCTTTGGGATGAGCCAAGATTAACATATGTGGGCACTTAA